A window of Aythya fuligula isolate bAytFul2 unplaced genomic scaffold, bAytFul2.pri scaffold_31_arrow_ctg1_3, whole genome shotgun sequence genomic DNA:
AAAGGgtttgggacccccccccccactaaattcttcccccccccccctcttttaAGGAATGGGAGGAGCGGCGGCGGCAAAACATCGAGAGAATGAACGAGGAGATGGAGAAAATCGCCGAGTATGAGCGCAACCAGCGGGTGAGGGGGGGTCCCTGTCGCGATATGGCTCCCTCCTGTCGCGATAGGGCTCTTCCGGTCACGATGGGGCCCCCCGTGGTTATGACAAGGCCCTTCGGGTTGTGACAGGACCTCCCTTTATCACGACATGGTCCTCTCCCATCGTGATAAACCTACTCCTGTCGCGACAGGACCCCCCTTGTTCGCAATACAGCCCCCTCCCATCACAATACGGCCCCCTCCCTTTGCGATATGGCATCTCCTGTCATGATACGGACCCCTCTATCACGACACAGCCCACTCCCATTGTGATAAACCTACTCCTGTTGCGACAGGGCCCCCCTTGTTCGCAGTACGGCCCCCTCGCTTTGCAATAAGTCCCCTCCTGTCATGATACGGCCCCCTCTATCACGATACAGCTCCCTCCAGTCGCGATATGCCCCCTTCTATCACGACACTGCCCCCTCCTGTCACAATAATCCCACTCCCATCGCAACAAGACCCCCCTTGTTCGCGATACAGCCCCCTCCCTTTACAACAACTCCCCTCCAGTCGCGATATGCCCCCCTCTATCGCGACACAGCCCCTTCCTGTCGCGATAACCCCCTTATTTCCCCCCCCAAGGACGGGCTGCAGGACCGCAACCCCGTGCGCAGCTTCCTGGACGACCCCCggcgccgcggccccgctcAGGACGAGCGCCACGGGGGCAGCCGCCGGCACGGCCGCAACTGGGGGGGCACCGACTTCGAGGGGGTCCGGGCCGGCTTGGAACAGCGCGTGAGTCCCCCACGAGGCTTTACAGAAcccaaaaaaagccaaatttgGGGTTTTTAAGGTTTTTTTGGGGTCTGGTTTTAGGGTCGTCGCCGCGCCGCCCCCACCATGACCGGCCGCGAGCGCGCCGAGTACGCCCGCTGGAAGCAGGAGCGCGACGAGATCGACCGCCAGCGCCTCGCCCGCCACCGCCAGCCCACCGGGCAGTGGCGCCGCGAGTGGGACGCCGACAAGACCGACGGCAtgtgggtgcccccccccgaccccaaaacccccctaAATCCCCCCAATttaccccccaccccccctatTTTACCCCTCGCCCCAATTTCTCCCCCCCCTGCAGGTTCAACGACGCGCCCGACGCCGAGCACGGTGCGATATCACCTCGATTTACTTAGATttttggggtgccccccccttttttcttaaaggggggggggctctAAGCGAGGCTCGCCCCCCCCCAGAACCCCAAAAGcgcccccccaagccccccactTTCGGCGAGTTCCTGCCCGCGCCGCGCAGGAAACGGCAGAGCCACGGGCGCAACCCCGGCACCAAACCCTACAGGTGAGCTCGGGGgggttcccccccccctttttattgcccCCCCCTCAAATTTCTGCCCCCCCGGGGCTCTGATAtcgcccccccacccccaaattttgccccccccccccccaagcatGCACGACGACcgctgggaggaggagaaggagccgGCGGCGCAGCCCGGCGGTGCCGATGGGAAGGGGGCGCAGGAGGTGAGGctgagacccccccccaaaaaaaaaagcccccccccATTTTATGGGGGTCTCCCCCCCGTAGAAAGATGCCCCCGGTTGGtgtgctccccctccccctgaTAAATCtggccctgtttttttttgggggggccaCACATCTACCCCCAAAGCTCCCCCCCTTTTAGGGACCCCCCCCAAAAGCTCTCCCCTtctggggaccccccccccaaaagctCTCCCtttttggggacccccccccaaaactcCCCCAAAAGCTGCCCCCTTTTTAGGGCCCCCCCAAAAGCTGCCCCTTTTTAGGGCCCCCCCCAAAAGCTCTCCCCTTttagggacccccccccaaagctGCCCCCCTTTTAgggacccccccaaaaaactgCCCCCTTtttgagccccccccccccgaaaaaaaaaaaagcttcctccATTTTTTGAGACGCCTCCCCCTGTTTTTCAAACCCCAATttttgggacccccccccccctttcctctctgtccccccccccagcttgaAGCAGCTCCCGGCGGgacccccccgcagcccccccccggccccgaggAGGACGAGGACGAGGATGAGTGGGAGGACGTCAGCGAGGAGGAAGAGGacgatgaggaagaggaggaagaggaggaagacgacgaaggcagcagccccccctcccccgccgaggccgccccccccctcctcagTGCGTCCGC
This region includes:
- the CCDC9 gene encoding coiled-coil domain-containing protein 9, with translation MAAALDLRSKEEKDAELDKRIEALRKKNEALIRRYQEIEEDRRRAEQEGVAVTAPRHRRPPEPERRKEGGLGEKPGRTERKPPAAPRPPRGSTPRPPGRPPRGEPPPAPRERGARGRRSGGRGGGGALGGSGGDAGPDRKSQEWEERRRQNIERMNEEMEKIAEYERNQRDGLQDRNPVRSFLDDPRRRGPAQDERHGGSRRHGRNWGGTDFEGVRAGLEQRGRRRAAPTMTGRERAEYARWKQERDEIDRQRLARHRQPTGQWRREWDADKTDGMFNDAPDAEHEPQKRPPKPPTFGEFLPAPRRKRQSHGRNPGTKPYSMHDDRWEEEKEPAAQPGGADGKGAQELEAAPGGTPPQPPPGPEEDEDEDEWEDVSEEEEDDEEEEEEEED